Proteins co-encoded in one Streptomyces sp. NBC_01571 genomic window:
- a CDS encoding RICIN domain-containing protein: MSMWTSLEPASATVDPGASTRVRLRLRNTGDVVDEYRFEPVGDVAPWTTVEPQMLRLYPGTTGTVELMFAPPRTPDAVAGPNPYAVRITPTEHPEATTVPEGNLTITPFTEVRAELVPPTVKGRFRGRPRLAIDNLGNTKLTASISGSDNGDHLSYDIHPSNVQIEPGRAAFVRATLRPRQIIWFGSKEQRPYSLAVQRSGTKAQPVEGTYVQRGFLPRWLATFLGVFMALAITFVMLWLAYKPQVRSAATEKLQEAGISTLPAPTPSLQAAPSSAPAQEPTPPEAQRTPENGGGGGDGGAAASPEATKKKATGPLPASGVVLRNVTTKKCADIPGYDKGQSTGPVREFVCDGTDHDNQLWNLEVREKGGGPEKSDLFQIRNVKDQLCMDLPDFGAKPPRTGVFEFQCDGTTADNQLWWLDKQKSGHYWIRNYASNHLCLDVSGYSTGGDDTPLTIFYCSNTDDQEWDIVHPS, translated from the coding sequence GTGAGTATGTGGACCTCTCTGGAACCCGCGTCCGCGACCGTGGACCCGGGCGCCAGCACGCGTGTACGGCTGCGCCTGCGCAACACCGGCGACGTGGTGGACGAGTACCGGTTCGAGCCGGTGGGTGATGTCGCGCCCTGGACGACGGTGGAGCCGCAGATGCTGCGGCTCTATCCGGGGACGACGGGGACGGTGGAGCTGATGTTCGCGCCGCCCCGGACCCCGGACGCGGTGGCGGGCCCGAACCCGTACGCGGTGCGGATCACGCCGACCGAGCATCCGGAGGCGACGACGGTTCCGGAGGGGAACCTGACGATCACTCCGTTCACCGAGGTGCGGGCGGAGTTGGTGCCGCCGACCGTCAAGGGGCGTTTCCGTGGGCGGCCCAGGCTGGCGATCGACAATCTCGGCAATACGAAGCTGACGGCGTCGATCAGCGGGAGTGACAACGGGGACCATCTCAGTTACGACATCCACCCGAGCAACGTCCAGATCGAGCCGGGACGGGCCGCTTTCGTCAGGGCGACGCTGAGGCCGCGGCAGATCATCTGGTTCGGGTCGAAGGAGCAGCGGCCCTACTCCCTCGCCGTCCAGCGGTCGGGGACCAAGGCCCAGCCCGTCGAGGGGACTTATGTGCAGCGCGGCTTCCTGCCCCGCTGGCTCGCCACCTTCCTGGGCGTCTTCATGGCCCTCGCCATCACCTTCGTGATGCTGTGGCTGGCGTACAAGCCCCAGGTCCGCAGCGCCGCCACCGAGAAGCTCCAGGAAGCCGGGATCAGTACCCTTCCCGCGCCCACCCCGAGCCTCCAGGCGGCACCGAGTTCGGCTCCGGCTCAGGAGCCGACTCCGCCCGAGGCCCAGCGGACGCCGGAAAACGGCGGCGGAGGGGGAGACGGCGGTGCGGCCGCCAGTCCCGAGGCGACGAAGAAGAAGGCGACGGGACCGCTGCCCGCGTCCGGCGTCGTCCTGCGGAACGTCACGACGAAGAAGTGCGCCGACATCCCCGGTTACGACAAGGGACAGTCGACCGGGCCGGTGCGGGAGTTCGTGTGCGACGGCACCGACCATGACAACCAGCTCTGGAACCTCGAAGTCCGCGAGAAGGGCGGCGGTCCCGAGAAGTCGGACCTGTTCCAGATCCGCAACGTCAAGGACCAACTGTGCATGGACCTGCCCGACTTCGGTGCCAAGCCGCCGCGGACAGGAGTGTTCGAGTTCCAGTGCGACGGCACGACCGCCGACAACCAGCTGTGGTGGCTCGACAAGCAGAAGAGCGGCCACTACTGGATCCGCAACTACGCCAGCAACCACCTGTGCCTGGACGTCTCCGGCTACAGCACCGGCGGTGACGACACCCCGCTGACGATCTTCTACTGCAGCAACACCGACGACCAGGAATGGGACATCGTCCATCCCTCCTGA
- a CDS encoding DUF4157 domain-containing protein, with protein sequence MHAQDKDTDKTRGRTGAAGPAARAAAPGPVGRLQVLQRAAGNAAVARAVADQRHEHDANCGHGPAVQRSAVHEVLRSPGRPLDAPLQAEMEGRYGGEDFSGVRVHTDAASQHAAAEIGAKAFTSGADVVWDGQDKHVLAHELDHYRQQSRGPVPGTDNGSGLMVSDRGDWAEVQAEENARRVMSGAPPVQRAVTDGTGRNGSGAASAAPAIQRTVWTYNGSTRTHDGMGGRQSGVWQDEADPDRTATSAQLGAGTGAHHGDKYDDATGRHFGSGKVAFSQRGTIADTPQAHRDGTAYKEREAHVRRALVETKRRLAAAITMVSASAAPGGRVLDALRSAFPAFQRATPQQIQPVLSHVAEVLRRIQTGLDAEGAQIALAGETAWYDLGALGSNQANVAGWVAPTVGERLSPHDMKSEQLPTMDAGREGPINLRPVGENVWYIIHEATHRFAGTLDYQYSPYEHELNEDRADMGTARTLGWSQQELAEYSADRLGKRTARDADQYTGQDESAHPAKQLNWYAMGRRALMNADSYAQFVFVATGGTLPRR encoded by the coding sequence GTGCACGCACAGGACAAGGACACCGACAAGACCCGTGGCCGGACGGGGGCGGCCGGTCCGGCCGCACGGGCTGCCGCCCCGGGGCCGGTCGGCCGGCTCCAGGTGCTGCAGCGCGCCGCGGGCAACGCGGCGGTGGCCCGCGCCGTCGCGGACCAGCGCCACGAGCACGACGCGAACTGCGGCCACGGGCCCGCCGTACAGCGCTCCGCGGTGCACGAGGTGCTGCGCTCTCCGGGCCGTCCGCTGGACGCCCCGCTGCAGGCCGAGATGGAAGGCCGCTACGGCGGCGAGGACTTCAGCGGCGTTCGCGTCCACACCGACGCGGCGTCCCAGCACGCGGCGGCGGAGATCGGCGCGAAGGCGTTCACCTCCGGGGCCGACGTGGTCTGGGACGGTCAGGACAAGCACGTCCTCGCCCATGAACTGGATCACTACCGTCAGCAGAGCCGTGGTCCCGTCCCCGGCACCGACAACGGCTCCGGTCTGATGGTGTCCGACCGCGGGGACTGGGCCGAGGTCCAGGCGGAGGAGAACGCCCGGCGGGTGATGAGCGGGGCGCCGCCGGTGCAGCGCGCGGTCACCGACGGCACGGGGAGGAACGGGTCGGGAGCGGCGTCCGCAGCTCCGGCGATCCAGCGCACGGTCTGGACGTACAACGGCAGCACCCGGACCCACGACGGCATGGGCGGGCGGCAGTCGGGCGTCTGGCAGGACGAGGCCGACCCGGACCGCACCGCCACCTCGGCGCAGCTGGGTGCCGGGACCGGTGCGCATCACGGGGACAAGTACGACGACGCCACCGGGCGTCACTTCGGCAGCGGCAAGGTCGCCTTCTCGCAGCGCGGCACCATCGCGGACACGCCGCAGGCACACCGGGACGGCACCGCGTACAAGGAGCGCGAGGCGCATGTACGCAGAGCACTGGTGGAGACCAAGAGGCGGCTGGCCGCGGCCATCACCATGGTGAGCGCGAGCGCCGCCCCCGGCGGCCGGGTCCTCGACGCGCTCCGGTCCGCCTTCCCGGCCTTCCAGCGGGCCACACCGCAGCAGATCCAGCCGGTCCTGTCGCATGTCGCCGAGGTGCTCCGCCGGATCCAGACGGGTCTGGACGCGGAGGGCGCACAGATCGCCCTGGCCGGGGAGACCGCCTGGTACGACCTCGGAGCGCTCGGGTCCAACCAGGCCAACGTGGCCGGATGGGTCGCCCCCACCGTCGGCGAACGCCTCAGCCCGCACGACATGAAGAGCGAGCAACTGCCGACCATGGACGCGGGGCGCGAGGGCCCGATCAACCTGCGGCCCGTCGGCGAGAACGTCTGGTACATCATCCACGAGGCCACGCACCGGTTCGCCGGCACGCTCGACTACCAGTACAGCCCGTACGAGCACGAGCTCAACGAGGACCGGGCCGACATGGGAACGGCCCGGACGCTGGGATGGAGTCAGCAGGAGCTCGCGGAGTACTCGGCGGACCGGCTGGGCAAGCGGACCGCCCGGGACGCGGACCAGTACACCGGCCAGGACGAGTCGGCCCATCCCGCGAAGCAGCTGAACTGGTACGCCATGGGCCGTCGGGCCCTGATGAACGCCGACTCCTACGCGCAGTTCGTCTTCGTGGCGACCGGGGGGACACTGCCCCGGCGCTGA
- a CDS encoding phage tail sheath subtilisin-like domain-containing protein yields MPSYLSPGVYVEEVASGSRPIEGVGTSVAAFVGLAPSGPLNEPTLVTNWTQYVAAFGEFTDGYYLAHSVYGFFNNGGSAAYVVRVGGTPGGVNGDATAPAAVTGSAPRAALPPGEPKQLGTFTVSAVAGGSLSVEVADPEGEGPAERFRLIVKDGEKAVETFDVTAKKGGRNYVVTQVKERSKLIAVQEAAPAAQLVRPDNQTVALAAPSPSAPAVPAEERDGHPGPAQYLGDSADRTGFGGLEAVDEVSMVAVPDLMAAYQRGAIDLEAVKAVQLGLIAHCELMGDRVAVIDPPPGLNARQIRVWRQETAGYDSKYAALYYPWIKAFDPATGQTRMIPPSGHVAGIWARNDSERGVHKAPANEVVRGAVDLELQITRGEQDLLNPIGVNCIRAFPGRGIRVWGARTMSSDPAWRYLNIRRYFNYLEESILIGTQWVVFEPNDHALWARIRRNVSAFLVNEWRSGALFGSRPEEAYYVKCDEETNTPESVDLGRVICEIGIAPVKPAEFVIFRLAQFSSGNGELEE; encoded by the coding sequence ATGCCGTCCTACCTGTCGCCGGGCGTCTACGTCGAGGAGGTGGCCAGCGGCTCTCGTCCGATCGAGGGTGTGGGCACCTCGGTGGCGGCCTTCGTGGGGCTCGCCCCGTCGGGGCCGCTCAACGAGCCGACGCTGGTGACCAACTGGACGCAGTACGTGGCGGCCTTCGGTGAGTTCACCGACGGGTACTACCTCGCGCACTCCGTCTACGGCTTCTTCAACAACGGTGGCTCCGCCGCCTATGTCGTCCGGGTCGGCGGGACGCCCGGCGGTGTGAACGGCGACGCGACGGCTCCGGCCGCGGTGACGGGATCCGCGCCGCGGGCCGCGCTGCCGCCCGGCGAGCCGAAGCAGCTCGGCACCTTCACGGTCAGTGCCGTCGCGGGCGGCTCGCTCAGCGTCGAGGTCGCCGACCCCGAGGGCGAGGGCCCCGCCGAGCGGTTCAGGCTGATCGTCAAGGACGGCGAGAAGGCCGTCGAGACGTTTGACGTGACCGCCAAGAAGGGCGGCCGCAACTACGTGGTCACGCAGGTGAAGGAGCGCTCCAAGCTCATCGCCGTGCAGGAGGCCGCACCCGCCGCGCAGCTGGTCAGGCCCGACAACCAGACGGTGGCGCTCGCCGCCCCGTCGCCCTCGGCGCCGGCCGTCCCGGCCGAGGAGCGGGACGGTCACCCCGGCCCCGCGCAGTACCTCGGCGACTCGGCCGACCGCACCGGCTTCGGCGGCCTGGAGGCCGTGGACGAGGTGTCGATGGTCGCCGTGCCCGACCTCATGGCCGCCTACCAGCGCGGTGCGATCGACCTGGAGGCCGTCAAGGCCGTCCAGCTCGGCCTGATCGCGCACTGCGAGCTGATGGGCGACCGGGTCGCGGTCATCGACCCGCCGCCGGGTCTCAACGCCCGCCAGATCCGGGTCTGGCGTCAGGAGACGGCAGGCTACGACTCCAAGTACGCCGCCCTCTACTACCCCTGGATCAAGGCCTTCGACCCGGCGACCGGCCAGACCAGGATGATCCCGCCGAGCGGTCACGTCGCCGGCATCTGGGCCCGCAACGACTCCGAGCGCGGCGTGCACAAGGCTCCCGCCAACGAGGTCGTACGCGGAGCGGTGGACCTGGAACTGCAGATCACCCGCGGCGAGCAGGACCTGCTCAACCCCATCGGCGTCAACTGCATCCGCGCCTTCCCGGGCCGCGGCATCCGCGTCTGGGGCGCCCGCACCATGTCCTCCGACCCGGCCTGGCGGTACCTCAACATCCGCCGGTACTTCAACTACCTGGAGGAGTCGATCCTGATCGGCACCCAGTGGGTGGTGTTCGAGCCGAACGACCACGCGCTGTGGGCCAGGATCCGGCGCAACGTGTCCGCCTTCCTGGTCAACGAGTGGCGCAGCGGTGCCCTCTTCGGCTCACGGCCGGAGGAGGCGTACTACGTCAAGTGCGACGAGGAGACCAACACGCCGGAGTCGGTCGACCTCGGCCGGGTCATCTGCGAGATCGGCATCGCGCCCGTCAAGCCCGCCGAGTTCGTGATCTTCCGGCTGGCCCAGTTCTCCAGCGGGAACGGCGAGTTGGAGGAGTAG
- a CDS encoding phage tail protein, which produces MSLQPGDALTSHNFGLQIDGVMVEYLAEVSGLSIEQDVIEYQQVSSQGIPVTKKLPGVKKAGTCTVVRGMTQSAAFNQWITESVAGQMSTARKNATIMVMDYQNNPVKRYNMRNAWCSKIDTSTVKAGEAAALTETVTITFEELVIE; this is translated from the coding sequence ATGAGTCTCCAGCCGGGTGACGCCCTCACATCGCACAATTTCGGCCTGCAGATCGACGGTGTCATGGTCGAGTACCTCGCGGAGGTCAGCGGCCTCAGCATCGAGCAGGACGTCATCGAGTACCAGCAGGTCTCGTCCCAGGGCATCCCCGTCACCAAGAAGCTGCCGGGTGTGAAGAAGGCCGGCACCTGCACGGTGGTGCGCGGTATGACCCAGTCGGCCGCCTTCAACCAGTGGATCACCGAGTCGGTCGCCGGCCAGATGAGCACCGCCCGCAAGAACGCCACCATCATGGTGATGGACTATCAGAACAACCCGGTCAAGCGGTACAACATGCGCAACGCCTGGTGCAGCAAGATCGACACCAGCACCGTCAAGGCAGGCGAGGCCGCCGCGCTCACCGAGACCGTCACGATCACCTTCGAAGAACTGGTCATCGAGTAA